Proteins from a single region of Lujinxingia litoralis:
- a CDS encoding ATP synthase F0 subunit C has translation MLKKSTITFLSTFAIVALWSTSAFAQGTAAAADNVFTTYAWLGAASAFGVSLAALGGSLGQGRAAAAALEGIARNPGAAGKLFTPLILGLALIESLVIYAFVISILMVLNIDITAAL, from the coding sequence ATGCTGAAGAAAAGCACGATCACGTTTTTGAGCACTTTCGCAATTGTCGCACTCTGGAGCACCTCGGCGTTTGCCCAGGGTACCGCTGCTGCGGCCGATAACGTCTTCACGACCTACGCATGGTTGGGCGCCGCTTCGGCCTTCGGCGTGAGTCTTGCTGCCCTGGGTGGATCGCTGGGGCAGGGCCGTGCTGCTGCCGCCGCCCTGGAAGGTATCGCTCGCAACCCGGGCGCCGCCGGTAAGCTCTTCACCCCGCTGATTCTGGGTCTGGCCCTGATCGAGTCGCTCGTCATCTACGCGTTCGTTATCTCGATCCTGATGGTCCTGAACATCGACATCACCGCGGCCCTCTAA
- a CDS encoding zinc-ribbon domain-containing protein: MIVQCPSCSSRYRVNDANIPASGGKIKCPSCAHAFVVYPEAPVEPEYEADKTSVAERPNIHELLNSMNQHKAAAQAPAAGEDEVAKTEVMSGAELPDFASMFGEGGDQTVEMSNPLGSGFLPGMGGAQPSDEDDLNTQELSPDIVQQSLQHVRAQAKAVPAAMPELDDSPATQIAPPPSMDELAPRQRLSASVEPTPAPRGAANFGATPAPVGSRGSSPSSPGMTPPAAASDIDPGHDGPWKLQTNFGLTYEFADNKSLRTWLASRDDLEGYKLSAGGEFHALSSYPQFQPEGGAGRSGNFSVGSSGGQAPIPGMAASPAPIGDGMSPPLAQPGVSPMTPAPAAPAPAPAAASPFMTAGMPAVGQNPAGAPERVKIDPNAGFRPPSRDSNALTMVLWGVFGILGLVAVALGLHLGGIVTFPVLGGESTVSPQAPAPAAPAAGAPVPAAAAAPQAPESAAQDGARQRVQVDRMLEDARVDIDSNRLSSALDRLETARLLAPERIQIYDMNAEVYEKLGQSDKVEEMRQKARELRNDGGSPPPTME, encoded by the coding sequence ATGATCGTCCAGTGTCCCAGCTGTTCATCGCGATATCGCGTCAATGACGCCAACATTCCGGCCTCGGGGGGCAAGATCAAGTGTCCTTCGTGCGCACACGCCTTCGTGGTCTACCCGGAGGCGCCGGTGGAGCCGGAGTACGAGGCGGATAAGACCTCTGTGGCCGAGCGTCCCAATATCCACGAACTCCTCAACTCCATGAATCAGCACAAGGCCGCGGCTCAGGCGCCGGCGGCCGGTGAGGACGAGGTCGCGAAGACCGAGGTGATGTCGGGGGCGGAGCTTCCCGACTTCGCCAGCATGTTTGGGGAGGGCGGGGACCAGACCGTCGAGATGTCGAATCCCCTGGGCAGCGGCTTCCTTCCCGGCATGGGCGGGGCGCAGCCGAGCGACGAAGACGATCTCAACACTCAGGAACTCTCTCCGGATATCGTGCAGCAGAGCCTGCAGCATGTGCGGGCCCAGGCCAAAGCTGTGCCCGCGGCGATGCCCGAGCTCGATGATTCGCCGGCCACCCAGATTGCGCCTCCGCCGTCGATGGATGAGCTGGCGCCGCGTCAGCGCCTCTCCGCATCGGTCGAGCCCACGCCGGCCCCGCGGGGGGCCGCGAACTTCGGGGCCACGCCGGCGCCGGTGGGCTCCCGAGGCTCATCGCCATCTTCGCCGGGGATGACGCCGCCGGCCGCCGCTTCGGACATCGATCCGGGGCACGACGGCCCCTGGAAACTTCAGACTAACTTCGGACTGACCTACGAATTTGCCGACAACAAGAGCCTGCGCACCTGGCTCGCCAGTCGTGATGACCTGGAGGGCTACAAGCTCTCGGCCGGCGGCGAGTTTCATGCGTTGAGCAGTTATCCGCAGTTTCAACCCGAGGGCGGGGCGGGGCGTTCGGGGAACTTCTCGGTTGGTTCTTCCGGCGGGCAGGCTCCGATACCGGGGATGGCGGCCTCGCCAGCTCCGATCGGCGATGGAATGAGCCCTCCGCTGGCTCAGCCCGGGGTGTCGCCGATGACGCCTGCACCTGCGGCTCCTGCGCCGGCTCCGGCGGCAGCGTCGCCCTTTATGACCGCGGGCATGCCGGCGGTCGGTCAGAATCCTGCCGGTGCTCCGGAGCGTGTGAAGATCGATCCCAACGCCGGCTTTCGTCCGCCTTCGCGGGATAGCAACGCGCTGACGATGGTGTTGTGGGGAGTGTTCGGGATTCTCGGGCTCGTGGCCGTGGCGCTGGGGTTACACCTGGGCGGAATCGTGACCTTCCCGGTCCTTGGTGGCGAGTCGACGGTGTCGCCCCAGGCCCCCGCACCGGCGGCCCCCGCCGCAGGAGCGCCGGTTCCGGCGGCAGCCGCCGCGCCCCAGGCTCCGGAGAGCGCTGCCCAGGATGGCGCTCGGCAACGGGTGCAGGTGGACCGCATGCTCGAGGATGCGCGTGTTGATATCGATTCCAACCGCCTCTCCTCGGCGCTCGATCGCCTCGAGACCGCTCGGCTTCTCGCTCCGGAGCGCATTCAGATCTACGACATGAACGCTGAGGTCTACGAGAAGCTCGGCCAGAGCGATAAAGTCGAAGAGATGCGCCAAAAAGCCCGGGAGCTTCGAAACGATGGTGGCTCTCCGCCTCCCACGATGGAGTAG
- the sctN gene encoding type III secretion system ATPase SctN: MLDGEGSLLSRYMERLDSASPVRVTGRVQAVTGLVVKASVPDAAIGDLVEIRLGRRGVMPAEVVGFEGELAVLMPLGSVEGIGPGAEVESTGEPLSMYCGPGLLGRVLDGLGRPIDGGPPLGGAGFKRWPILREAPDPFQRRRITEALSMGVRAIDGLLTVGKGQRVGLFAGSGVGKSTLMGQIARGCEAEVIVIALIGERGREVRDFLEEVLGEEGMKRAVVVVATSDAPSMVRLKSAFVATAIAEYFRAEGAEVLMMMDSVTRFARAQREVGLAAGEPPARQGYPPSVFSMLPRLLERTGNDATGSITALYTVLVAGGDMEEPIADEVRGILDGHILLSRKLASRSHWPAIDVLPSLSRVMRSVTSAAHVEVAERFRQVLAMYESRRDLISLGAYEYGADEEVDFAIDCIEEMEALLKQGLDEHTSLEETIERISDLFG; the protein is encoded by the coding sequence ATGCTTGATGGCGAGGGATCGCTTCTTTCGCGCTATATGGAGCGCCTGGACTCGGCCAGTCCCGTCCGAGTGACCGGGCGAGTGCAGGCGGTGACCGGGCTGGTGGTCAAGGCCAGCGTGCCCGATGCCGCGATCGGCGACCTGGTTGAGATTCGTCTGGGACGAAGGGGGGTGATGCCCGCCGAGGTGGTGGGATTTGAGGGGGAGCTGGCCGTCCTCATGCCCCTGGGGAGCGTCGAGGGGATTGGCCCCGGCGCCGAGGTGGAGTCGACCGGTGAGCCGCTGAGTATGTATTGCGGGCCGGGGCTCCTGGGGCGAGTGCTCGATGGGCTGGGGCGTCCCATCGATGGCGGGCCACCGCTTGGAGGGGCGGGCTTTAAGCGCTGGCCTATTTTGCGTGAGGCACCCGACCCCTTTCAGCGTCGCCGTATCACCGAAGCCCTCTCGATGGGGGTACGCGCCATCGATGGCTTGCTGACGGTGGGAAAGGGGCAGCGCGTGGGGCTTTTTGCGGGTAGCGGCGTCGGCAAATCCACGCTGATGGGACAGATTGCGCGTGGGTGTGAGGCCGAGGTCATCGTCATTGCCCTGATCGGTGAGCGTGGCCGGGAGGTGAGAGACTTTCTCGAAGAGGTGCTCGGTGAGGAGGGCATGAAGCGGGCGGTGGTCGTGGTCGCCACCAGCGATGCTCCGAGCATGGTGCGTCTGAAGTCAGCGTTCGTGGCCACCGCAATCGCCGAGTATTTTCGTGCCGAGGGGGCCGAGGTGCTCATGATGATGGATTCGGTCACACGATTTGCCCGGGCTCAACGCGAGGTGGGACTGGCTGCTGGCGAGCCGCCGGCCCGTCAAGGCTACCCGCCCAGTGTCTTTTCGATGCTGCCTCGGTTGCTGGAGCGTACCGGCAACGACGCCACCGGATCGATCACGGCGCTTTACACCGTGCTGGTTGCCGGCGGCGACATGGAGGAGCCCATTGCCGATGAGGTCCGGGGCATTCTCGACGGTCATATTCTTTTGAGCCGTAAGCTCGCCAGTCGAAGTCATTGGCCGGCGATTGATGTGTTGCCCTCGCTCTCGCGGGTGATGCGTTCGGTCACCAGCGCCGCACATGTGGAGGTGGCCGAGCGTTTTCGCCAGGTGTTGGCGATGTATGAGAGCCGCCGCGATCTGATCAGCCTGGGCGCCTATGAGTATGGCGCCGACGAGGAGGTCGACTTTGCCATTGATTGCATCGAGGAGATGGAGGCGCTCCTGAAGCAGGGGCTGGATGAACATACCTCGCTTGAGGAGACCATTGAGCGGATCAGTGACTTATTCGGTTAG
- the atpB gene encoding F0F1 ATP synthase subunit A, with amino-acid sequence MADYTFLDLIPAFAEQEHGEGWNHIFGDPVLNPSAAVGITHVVFTGVLVLLITVLALVASRKYRKRDEALVPVGKFSVAGFFEVLFEAVMGMMSDLMGKKAAKKFFPLIASLAVFIYLGNLMGLVVGFAPPTSNLNTGLACAIVVFLVYNVSGFMEQGFGYIKHFMGPILLLAPLIFIIELVGHAFRPVSLAVRLTGNMTGDHMVLGVFGDLAAGIFGVPFLIPVPFLFLGLLVCTIQALVFSLLSSIYIALAIEHEDH; translated from the coding sequence ATGGCTGATTATACGTTTTTAGACCTCATTCCCGCGTTTGCCGAACAAGAACACGGAGAGGGATGGAATCACATCTTCGGCGACCCTGTGCTGAATCCCTCGGCCGCGGTCGGTATCACTCACGTGGTGTTCACCGGTGTACTGGTGCTGCTGATCACGGTGCTTGCACTTGTCGCCAGCCGTAAGTACCGCAAGCGCGACGAAGCCCTGGTCCCGGTAGGTAAGTTCTCGGTGGCCGGATTCTTCGAGGTGCTCTTCGAAGCGGTGATGGGCATGATGAGCGACCTGATGGGCAAGAAGGCCGCCAAAAAGTTCTTCCCGCTGATCGCGTCGCTGGCAGTCTTTATCTACCTGGGCAACCTGATGGGGCTGGTCGTGGGCTTTGCGCCGCCGACTTCAAACCTCAATACGGGGCTGGCCTGCGCGATTGTCGTCTTCCTGGTGTACAACGTCTCCGGTTTCATGGAGCAGGGATTCGGCTACATCAAACATTTCATGGGGCCGATTCTCTTGTTGGCTCCCCTGATCTTTATCATCGAATTGGTGGGACACGCCTTCCGCCCGGTCAGTCTGGCAGTGCGACTTACCGGTAATATGACCGGGGACCACATGGTCCTGGGCGTGTTTGGGGACCTGGCCGCCGGAATCTTCGGAGTTCCTTTCCTGATCCCGGTACCTTTCCTCTTCCTGGGCTTGCTGGTTTGCACCATTCAGGCGTTGGTCTTCAGCCTGTTGTCCAGCATCTACATCGCCCTTGCCATTGAGCACGAAGACCATTAA
- a CDS encoding CinA family nicotinamide mononucleotide deamidase-related protein, which produces MKRLGLLCIGDELLDGRVRDKNAHHVMMRGEDRLFKVVEMRVVRDDEAHIIAALDAMSTADIIVVSGGLGPTADDRTRDAAANWSEDTLLHDETSLQRLQARAAARGYTLSENNRRQCSFPSRATILATEVGTAPGFRVDHKGTQAFFFPGVPREFQWFVQRYLLPVLGTDSDQQAATTRLQFYGPGESKLETDLAGIEELATRLQGRVGYRASFPRIEVSLKAPEEEALAEMVTFVKERIGTYLITEGHETFFARVGRRLKEAQATVAVAESCTGGMLGAALTETPGSSAWFERGFLTYANQAKIDAVGVHPELLEKEGAVSAAVVCQMARGAAREAGAPFGLAISGVAGPAGGTPEKPVGTVDFALATPEGTYHRRTYSPGRDRDDIRLASVYTALSLLLWRLEDRLEAHTLRGPFDDRQVDLGVPQPD; this is translated from the coding sequence ATGAAGCGACTAGGCCTTTTATGCATCGGTGACGAGCTGCTCGACGGGCGAGTCCGCGACAAGAACGCCCATCACGTGATGATGCGCGGCGAAGATCGTCTCTTCAAAGTCGTGGAGATGCGTGTGGTCCGGGACGACGAAGCACACATTATTGCCGCTCTCGACGCCATGAGTACGGCCGACATCATCGTGGTCAGCGGCGGACTGGGGCCAACCGCCGACGATCGCACCCGCGACGCCGCGGCCAACTGGAGTGAGGACACGCTGCTCCACGATGAGACCAGCCTGCAACGTCTCCAGGCGCGCGCGGCCGCGCGCGGCTACACCCTGAGCGAAAACAACCGTCGCCAGTGCTCCTTCCCCTCTCGCGCCACGATTCTCGCCACCGAGGTCGGCACCGCGCCCGGGTTTCGAGTGGATCATAAGGGGACCCAGGCCTTCTTCTTTCCCGGAGTCCCCCGGGAGTTTCAGTGGTTTGTACAACGCTACCTGCTGCCGGTCCTGGGCACTGATTCCGACCAGCAGGCTGCCACCACGCGCCTGCAGTTTTACGGCCCCGGTGAATCCAAACTCGAAACGGACCTCGCCGGTATCGAGGAGCTCGCTACACGCCTGCAGGGCCGGGTGGGCTACCGGGCGAGTTTTCCACGCATTGAAGTCTCCCTCAAAGCCCCCGAAGAGGAGGCGCTGGCGGAGATGGTGACCTTTGTCAAAGAGCGCATCGGCACTTACCTCATCACCGAGGGGCATGAGACTTTTTTTGCCCGCGTGGGACGCCGGCTCAAAGAAGCCCAGGCCACCGTGGCCGTGGCCGAATCGTGCACCGGAGGGATGCTGGGCGCGGCCTTGACCGAAACGCCCGGAAGCTCCGCCTGGTTTGAGCGAGGCTTTTTGACCTACGCCAATCAGGCCAAGATCGACGCGGTCGGTGTCCATCCCGAACTTCTGGAAAAGGAGGGAGCCGTGAGCGCCGCGGTGGTGTGCCAGATGGCGCGCGGCGCAGCGCGCGAAGCCGGCGCGCCCTTTGGCCTGGCGATCAGCGGCGTCGCTGGCCCCGCTGGAGGCACGCCCGAGAAACCCGTGGGGACCGTCGATTTCGCCCTGGCCACGCCCGAGGGCACCTACCATCGCCGCACCTATTCGCCAGGGCGCGATCGGGACGACATTCGCCTGGCATCGGTCTACACCGCGCTCTCGCTCTTGCTCTGGCGACTCGAAGACCGCCTTGAGGCACACACACTGCGGGGCCCCTTCGACGACCGACAGGTTGACCTCGGTGTGCCACAGCCTGACTGA
- a CDS encoding zinc-ribbon domain-containing protein: MDVSCPQCQTLYEFDEAQLRSAGSVTLQCSQCDHLFRLELPEELRDESQRRWMVRQHASGDVLYFWGFDELHRWLMEGKIDRRDAISRTGRRWSELGEVGEFAPIFQAVASIADLNRSAGATSRETSAPTALHPSERARRATAPQHRARDTPAPRPRTTPEVSRPPRGVEPSPVATTHPTPQPGKSAKAPRANLDVSRFGGGDARSSGESRPTGEGFQAGHLGQAELREDDWSLGDLSVTQSDSQLVLQGRGKRRSRGRLGAMVLGLVLVGIGAAAWYGGWVDHLLEGRAEEEGAEVASEIPDDEKGAGGRSLVETRRRVGDAVARSRRQVFLPQWAEAVAEARQQVRGARERSERAVRRSGSQGVNEVLAGARRALRRGDAKLARARYHRAIELDEGNPEAITGLGWALLELGSPDSAAAQFRRALHRQASFGDAYIGLGRAERARGNVQGAIEAYETYLARLPGGPQASIARFQSEELRRSLGQ; this comes from the coding sequence ATGGACGTCTCTTGCCCGCAGTGTCAGACACTCTACGAGTTTGATGAGGCTCAGCTGCGCTCGGCTGGTTCCGTGACGCTTCAGTGCAGCCAGTGCGATCATCTCTTTCGTCTGGAGCTGCCCGAAGAACTTCGCGATGAGAGCCAGCGACGTTGGATGGTGCGTCAGCATGCCAGCGGAGATGTGCTCTACTTCTGGGGGTTCGATGAGCTGCATCGTTGGCTTATGGAAGGCAAAATCGACCGGCGAGATGCGATCTCGCGTACCGGTCGGCGCTGGAGTGAGCTGGGAGAGGTTGGCGAGTTCGCGCCGATCTTTCAGGCGGTGGCGTCCATCGCCGATTTGAACCGATCGGCGGGGGCGACGTCTCGGGAGACGTCGGCTCCGACCGCGCTGCACCCGTCTGAGCGCGCGCGTCGCGCCACCGCACCTCAACACCGGGCCCGAGACACCCCGGCGCCCCGACCGCGCACGACGCCCGAAGTGTCTCGGCCGCCGCGGGGTGTTGAGCCGAGCCCTGTCGCTACAACGCATCCTACTCCTCAGCCCGGGAAGTCGGCGAAGGCGCCGCGTGCCAATCTCGATGTGTCGCGCTTCGGTGGCGGGGACGCGCGAAGTTCCGGGGAGAGCCGGCCGACCGGAGAGGGCTTCCAGGCCGGACATCTGGGCCAGGCTGAGCTTCGGGAGGACGACTGGTCGCTGGGGGATCTGAGTGTTACGCAGTCGGATTCGCAGCTGGTGCTTCAGGGGCGGGGCAAGCGTCGCTCCAGAGGGCGCCTGGGGGCGATGGTGCTCGGGCTGGTGCTTGTGGGCATCGGCGCGGCCGCCTGGTACGGGGGCTGGGTGGATCACCTGCTTGAGGGACGCGCGGAGGAAGAGGGGGCCGAGGTCGCCTCGGAAATTCCCGACGATGAGAAGGGAGCGGGAGGGCGGAGTCTGGTGGAGACTCGCCGCAGGGTGGGTGATGCCGTAGCGAGGTCGCGACGTCAGGTGTTTCTGCCGCAGTGGGCCGAGGCTGTGGCCGAGGCGCGGCAGCAGGTAAGAGGGGCCCGCGAGCGTAGCGAGCGGGCCGTGCGGCGCAGCGGTTCTCAGGGGGTGAACGAGGTCCTGGCGGGCGCCCGACGGGCACTCCGGCGGGGCGATGCGAAGCTCGCACGGGCCCGCTACCACCGGGCAATCGAGCTCGATGAGGGCAACCCCGAGGCGATCACCGGGCTGGGGTGGGCGCTCCTGGAGCTGGGCTCTCCGGACTCGGCGGCGGCCCAGTTTCGCCGGGCCCTTCATCGGCAGGCCAGCTTTGGCGATGCCTACATCGGTCTGGGACGCGCCGAGCGCGCGCGGGGGAACGTGCAGGGGGCGATCGAGGCGTACGAAACCTATTTGGCCCGCCTTCCTGGCGGGCCCCAGGCCTCGATTGCTCGTTTTCAGAGCGAAGAACTTCGTCGCAGCCTTGGCCAGTAG
- a CDS encoding serine/threonine-protein kinase: MPEEFGTYQLIRKIAQGGMAEVFEARARGEIGGFSRPVAIKRMFPHLVDRDDIITMFIDEARIASRLQHPNIVQIYDLGVVKGSFYLAMELVEGLDLRRVCELGVKQDYFMSRELAARVIAEVARGLHYAHTRCDDQGRPMRVVHRDVSPQNVLLSVDGAVKICDFGIAKAESRLTHTRTGEFKGKFSYMSPEQFDGGKVDHRSDIFTLGIVLYEITTVSRLFRSRTEYETMRKITEGEITPPTDVRADYPEALERIVLKALARAPEERFEHAGQLAEALEDWLFERRVRVGTTQLAEYMQELEARAQADAEPVLSATPEGDDITRPVTISEQHFVLDDDDLEVLEDVDVIEERTRVPAVDVSTLQLGEGVQSEGPPEVFGAPVVEVRRISTEERARRQDSELNSELPVNSIDETLVTTRRVGDVALAVEPEAGDAEAAGDETLITTSEIYLSEHVVEEQAAEAYPPRPVERLEAEPQPRLDAGEDKGASQDDSFWRKIPDLKVASSRQPSPWSSQGQPAVTAAMATLEAERGAGVSNKVVWLGALLLIAALVGGLVWALGGASGITESDSDIHLQASSAAPGDMKPRAIATEPAGAAVIVNGVRLQGRTPLSVELASGRAHELWVMLDGYHPQRVVVGDEEALTPVSLERAVGSARARVSFESTPPGATIYLNGERLGVTPLRLENVAADHVSHVQLELLGHRPHVAWLKFQIDEDNTVSGGLAPEESTSTSVRVSSPPRSSRVTVDGQVVGSTPVEAVLPSAKIVELEISAHEHLPRSFALDLRRVASVQIDHGLRPADLGQGTLSLSVEPAAAIYIGGRSYGAGPVRDLELEEGTHTVIFETLEGRRLRAAVEIVSGKHLQLHAQHQGDQVELAPR; this comes from the coding sequence ATGCCCGAAGAGTTCGGGACGTATCAACTTATCCGAAAGATCGCTCAGGGGGGCATGGCCGAGGTCTTTGAGGCCCGGGCCCGGGGGGAAATCGGTGGTTTTAGCCGCCCGGTGGCGATCAAGCGCATGTTCCCGCATCTCGTCGATCGTGACGACATCATCACGATGTTCATCGATGAGGCGCGCATCGCCTCGCGTCTGCAGCACCCTAACATCGTGCAGATCTATGACCTGGGCGTGGTCAAGGGCTCGTTCTACCTGGCCATGGAGCTTGTCGAGGGCCTGGACCTGCGTCGGGTGTGTGAACTGGGCGTGAAGCAGGACTATTTCATGTCGCGCGAACTCGCCGCGCGCGTGATCGCGGAGGTCGCGCGCGGGCTTCATTATGCGCACACCCGCTGCGACGACCAGGGCCGCCCGATGCGCGTGGTTCATCGCGATGTCTCGCCACAGAACGTGCTCTTGAGCGTCGATGGTGCGGTCAAAATCTGCGACTTCGGCATTGCCAAGGCCGAGAGCCGCCTTACTCATACGCGCACTGGCGAGTTTAAGGGGAAGTTCTCGTACATGAGCCCCGAGCAGTTTGACGGGGGGAAGGTCGATCACCGCAGTGATATTTTCACCCTGGGGATTGTGCTCTACGAGATCACGACCGTCTCGCGCCTCTTCCGCTCGCGTACCGAGTACGAGACGATGCGCAAGATCACTGAGGGCGAGATTACGCCGCCTACTGACGTGCGCGCGGACTACCCGGAGGCGCTGGAGCGCATTGTGCTCAAGGCCCTGGCCCGGGCTCCCGAGGAGCGTTTTGAGCACGCCGGTCAACTCGCCGAGGCGCTGGAAGACTGGCTCTTTGAGCGGCGAGTTCGGGTCGGCACCACGCAGCTTGCCGAGTACATGCAGGAGTTGGAAGCGCGCGCGCAGGCTGACGCCGAGCCAGTCTTGTCGGCGACCCCGGAGGGGGATGATATCACGCGTCCGGTGACCATCTCGGAGCAACACTTCGTGCTCGATGATGACGACCTCGAAGTGCTCGAGGATGTGGATGTCATCGAGGAGCGTACCCGGGTGCCCGCCGTCGACGTTTCCACCTTGCAGCTGGGAGAGGGGGTGCAGAGCGAGGGACCTCCCGAGGTGTTCGGTGCGCCGGTGGTCGAGGTGCGTCGCATCTCCACCGAAGAACGTGCCCGGCGTCAGGACTCGGAGCTCAACTCGGAACTCCCCGTCAACTCGATCGATGAGACGCTGGTCACAACCCGGCGCGTTGGCGACGTTGCGTTGGCCGTCGAACCTGAGGCAGGCGACGCGGAGGCCGCCGGGGATGAGACGCTGATCACAACCTCAGAGATCTATCTGAGTGAGCATGTGGTGGAGGAGCAGGCCGCCGAGGCCTATCCCCCGCGCCCGGTTGAGCGTCTGGAGGCAGAGCCCCAGCCCCGGCTGGATGCCGGTGAGGATAAAGGAGCGTCGCAGGACGACTCCTTCTGGCGCAAGATTCCCGACCTGAAGGTCGCGTCTTCCCGGCAACCTTCGCCCTGGTCGTCGCAGGGCCAGCCCGCGGTGACCGCGGCGATGGCTACCCTGGAGGCGGAGCGAGGCGCGGGCGTTTCCAACAAGGTGGTGTGGCTCGGGGCGCTCCTGCTTATCGCCGCGTTGGTCGGGGGGCTCGTCTGGGCATTGGGAGGGGCCTCGGGCATCACGGAAAGTGATTCTGATATCCATCTTCAGGCATCTTCGGCGGCGCCCGGCGACATGAAGCCCAGGGCGATAGCCACGGAGCCTGCGGGGGCGGCAGTCATCGTCAACGGCGTACGACTCCAGGGGCGAACCCCGCTGAGTGTGGAACTGGCCAGCGGGCGAGCGCATGAGCTGTGGGTGATGTTGGATGGGTATCATCCGCAGCGTGTCGTGGTCGGCGATGAGGAGGCGCTGACGCCGGTGTCGCTGGAGCGTGCCGTAGGCAGCGCGCGGGCCCGGGTGAGCTTTGAGAGCACTCCGCCCGGGGCTACGATTTACCTCAATGGGGAACGTCTGGGGGTGACTCCCCTGCGTTTGGAGAACGTCGCGGCCGATCATGTGAGTCACGTGCAGTTGGAGCTCTTGGGGCACCGCCCGCATGTGGCCTGGCTGAAGTTTCAGATCGATGAGGACAACACAGTCTCCGGGGGGCTTGCACCGGAGGAGAGCACGTCGACGTCGGTGCGCGTGAGCAGTCCGCCCCGAAGTAGTCGCGTGACAGTGGATGGGCAGGTGGTGGGGTCTACGCCGGTGGAGGCGGTGCTGCCGTCGGCGAAGATCGTCGAGCTGGAGATCAGCGCGCATGAGCATCTCCCCCGGTCCTTCGCCCTCGATCTGCGCAGGGTTGCCAGCGTGCAGATCGATCATGGGCTGCGTCCGGCTGACCTGGGCCAGGGCACGCTCAGCCTGAGCGTGGAGCCCGCGGCGGCCATCTACATCGGCGGGCGCTCCTATGGTGCCGGTCCCGTGCGCGATCTTGAGCTTGAGGAGGGGACTCACACCGTGATCTTCGAAACCCTGGAAGGGCGGCGCCTGCGAGCGGCGGTGGAGATCGTCAGCGGGAAGCACCTTCAGCTCCATGCCCAACATCAGGGCGACCAGGTGGAGTTGGCGCCGCGCTGA
- a CDS encoding FliH/SctL family protein, which yields MSERADIRVLLKADTELARAVQPAFKQARVVRARVFDDLERLGETLDELRESAARELAQARAEAESIREEARAEGLREATVETLERLSMARAEYDALLKRAEPDMVRLAFQIARRLIGEALEVAPQRVEAMVAQSLELVRGKRQLLLRVHPDDLQALRQAEERLSYVVGGASVHLQADEDVERGGCLIETESGQIDARLQTQLQVLQDALLEGGQ from the coding sequence ATGAGTGAACGAGCTGATATCCGAGTGCTTCTTAAGGCCGACACTGAGTTGGCCCGTGCCGTTCAGCCTGCCTTTAAACAGGCGCGCGTGGTGCGCGCTCGGGTGTTTGACGACCTGGAGCGCCTGGGGGAGACGCTTGATGAGCTTCGGGAGAGTGCCGCCCGGGAGCTCGCGCAGGCTCGTGCTGAGGCGGAGTCGATACGTGAAGAAGCTCGTGCCGAAGGCCTGCGCGAGGCGACTGTCGAAACCCTGGAGCGACTCTCCATGGCTCGTGCGGAGTACGATGCGCTGCTCAAGCGCGCCGAGCCCGACATGGTGCGGCTGGCGTTTCAGATTGCCCGACGCCTGATCGGGGAGGCGTTGGAGGTGGCGCCCCAGCGCGTCGAGGCGATGGTTGCGCAGTCGCTGGAGTTGGTGCGGGGGAAGCGCCAACTCCTGTTGCGAGTGCATCCAGACGATCTTCAGGCGTTGCGTCAGGCCGAAGAGCGACTCTCCTATGTGGTGGGCGGCGCATCGGTGCATTTGCAGGCCGATGAAGATGTGGAGCGTGGAGGGTGCCTCATTGAGACCGAGTCGGGGCAGATCGACGCGCGCCTGCAGACCCAACTGCAGGTGCTCCAGGACGCGCTCCTCGAAGGAGGCCAGTGA
- the thpR gene encoding RNA 2',3'-cyclic phosphodiesterase produces MRRLFIAVDLSINVVERLVLFQDELRERLRSGYGDDLRVRWTHAENIHLTMKFLGDTSPELVSMLESTLQRLTEPLFPFEVECRGFGAFPEPARPRILWAGLDAKSAEVFGLLQQALERDLQELGVPADPREFLPHITLGRLKSRAAPNLAELQTPFESVSFGKSYIKDLVLYESHLRHDGPRYQVVSRFPLGTH; encoded by the coding sequence ATGCGACGCCTCTTCATCGCTGTAGATCTCTCCATCAACGTGGTTGAGCGCCTGGTGCTCTTTCAGGATGAACTTCGTGAACGTCTGCGCTCGGGCTACGGCGACGATCTTCGGGTGCGCTGGACCCACGCCGAGAACATTCACCTGACGATGAAGTTTCTGGGGGACACCTCCCCGGAACTCGTCTCCATGCTCGAATCGACCTTGCAGCGTCTAACCGAACCCCTGTTCCCATTTGAAGTGGAGTGTCGGGGGTTTGGGGCCTTCCCCGAGCCGGCTCGCCCGCGCATCCTGTGGGCCGGGCTTGATGCCAAGAGCGCCGAGGTATTCGGACTGCTGCAACAGGCATTGGAGCGGGACCTTCAGGAACTCGGCGTGCCGGCCGACCCCCGGGAATTTCTACCCCACATTACGCTGGGGCGGCTCAAATCACGCGCGGCCCCGAACCTCGCCGAGTTGCAGACGCCCTTTGAGTCGGTGAGCTTTGGCAAAAGCTACATCAAGGATCTGGTGCTCTATGAATCGCACCTGCGCCATGATGGCCCGCGCTACCAGGTGGTCTCGCGCTTCCCGCTGGGTACTCACTGA